One Bdellovibrio bacteriovorus str. Tiberius DNA segment encodes these proteins:
- a CDS encoding BspA family leucine-rich repeat surface protein codes for MITLVRVSLWNVMLLLTTLCLTGCTLDLQLVPTGIDVSSESPSPSTPPAPTGPTLTISAPSVPYGSVATSFVYTVTYNDATTVDLKDTDITLGGPDTAGCTIAVTNGTTMTPTVTINDCAGDGLLNISIAADTAEDADGLLAPAYGPSANTSIQNSFIFTVDTTKGNGTDTFELPLTGWAGHDFTVYWGDGDWQDIESATWNPGMGAIIHSYPGPDVYEIKIKGAMPYFRFGGGGDRLKILDVKQWGTNQWGTAQMMFAGCENLQVSAIDRPDLSNVTDMRGMFMGAKAFNSPVDHWITSNVQDMSNIFMGAEAFNQPVGGWDTANATTMASMFSDAKAFNQDISEWDTFKVTDMSFMFMGALVFDQPLVRNGNYWNTSKVTDMSSMFQNADAFNHDISNWIFATPGLLSMEQMFFSADSFVQDISGWVLPMGVDPTLFDHQSNPAWDASKKPTFP; via the coding sequence ATGATAACACTGGTACGTGTCTCACTCTGGAACGTCATGCTTTTGCTGACCACGCTCTGTTTAACGGGCTGCACGCTGGATCTGCAGCTCGTCCCTACCGGCATTGATGTATCTTCAGAATCCCCATCACCTTCAACACCACCCGCTCCAACAGGTCCGACACTGACCATCAGCGCACCATCTGTGCCCTATGGTTCTGTCGCCACAAGTTTTGTTTATACAGTCACCTATAACGACGCCACCACAGTCGATTTAAAAGACACCGACATCACACTGGGTGGGCCCGACACGGCTGGCTGCACCATCGCAGTGACGAATGGCACGACCATGACTCCGACCGTAACCATCAATGATTGCGCAGGAGACGGTCTTTTAAATATTTCCATCGCGGCTGACACAGCCGAAGACGCCGACGGCCTGCTGGCTCCGGCATATGGGCCTTCTGCAAACACCTCGATCCAAAACTCCTTTATCTTCACCGTCGACACCACGAAAGGCAATGGAACCGACACGTTTGAATTGCCCCTGACCGGCTGGGCTGGCCATGACTTCACCGTATATTGGGGTGACGGCGATTGGCAGGACATTGAATCCGCGACCTGGAATCCTGGCATGGGAGCCATCATTCACAGCTATCCAGGTCCTGATGTCTATGAAATCAAAATCAAAGGAGCCATGCCCTACTTCCGCTTTGGTGGCGGTGGCGACCGCTTGAAAATTCTGGATGTCAAACAATGGGGAACCAATCAGTGGGGCACTGCCCAGATGATGTTCGCCGGCTGCGAGAACCTGCAGGTTTCAGCAATCGATCGTCCTGACCTGAGCAACGTCACGGATATGAGAGGCATGTTCATGGGCGCGAAGGCTTTCAACAGCCCGGTGGATCATTGGATCACCTCCAATGTTCAGGACATGAGCAACATCTTTATGGGAGCCGAAGCCTTTAATCAGCCGGTCGGCGGCTGGGATACTGCAAATGCCACAACAATGGCCAGCATGTTCAGCGACGCCAAAGCGTTCAATCAGGACATCAGCGAATGGGATACTTTCAAAGTCACAGACATGAGCTTTATGTTCATGGGGGCCCTGGTCTTCGATCAACCGTTGGTCAGAAATGGAAACTACTGGAATACATCAAAAGTCACCGACATGTCTTCGATGTTCCAGAATGCAGACGCCTTTAACCATGACATTTCAAATTGGATCTTTGCAACACCGGGTCTGTTGTCGATGGAACAGATGTTCTTTAGCGCTGATTCGTTTGTTCAGGATATCAGTGGTTGGGTGCTGCCAATGGGGGTCGACCCCACTCTGTTCGACCATCAATCCAATCCGGCATGGGATGCCAGCAAAAAGCCGACTTTCCCGTAG
- a CDS encoding DUF4288 domain-containing protein — MKNKKWFAVKTLYVTRAVGKSSAKGKQAFAELLEERVVLFQAANPNAAVKAAEKDAKEYSQYTYTNFEGQAVRTEYLKACDVFELYETLESGVELFASTEVLTKKVSSKELISRRLGVLETKSTIKMRKRFMSKELGSYV, encoded by the coding sequence ATGAAAAATAAAAAATGGTTCGCCGTTAAGACCCTTTATGTAACTCGTGCTGTGGGTAAATCCAGCGCCAAAGGCAAACAAGCCTTCGCGGAACTGCTTGAAGAGCGCGTTGTATTGTTCCAGGCGGCAAATCCGAATGCAGCAGTGAAAGCCGCTGAAAAAGACGCAAAAGAATACAGCCAGTACACTTACACAAACTTCGAAGGTCAGGCCGTACGCACTGAGTACCTGAAGGCTTGTGATGTATTTGAGCTTTATGAAACTCTTGAAAGCGGTGTGGAGCTGTTTGCTTCCACAGAAGTTTTGACGAAGAAAGTTTCCAGCAAAGAGCTTATTTCCCGCAGACTTGGCGTTTTGGAGACAAAAAGCACAATCAAAATGCGCAAGCGTTTCATGAGCAAAGAACTGGGTTCTTACGTTTAA
- a CDS encoding sugar transporter, whose translation MNTNSFKSWLPTVSISLASFIFVTSEFIPVGLLPEISAGLGKSEAFTGLLMTIYAWIVATMSLPMTVVSSHWDRRRLMLILLSTFVVANLASGLAASFGMLLICRIIVAFAHAVFWSIAIPLAIRLGPAGGRAKALSIIAMGASLGNILGIPFGTFLGQSFGWRMAFSVIALVAFVIYIILYRMLPPLPSQSVTTFRNVPSLFKRKSLVLVYLMTALTVTGHFTAFTYIKPFLLAVGGISTDFVVVLLLVFGASGIFGSILGSKIIYKHPKQSLWIALAIVFVSLLLMALAVHSQIWLMALAFIWGTALTMLCLIFQSSVLKEAPDVQDVAMSLYSGIFNIGIGGGALLGSISSTNHIGSVGYVGAIFVLVSLLLSAKFQITELKHTEGAVGH comes from the coding sequence ATGAACACAAATTCTTTCAAATCCTGGCTTCCCACTGTCAGCATCAGTCTGGCCAGTTTCATCTTCGTCACCAGCGAGTTTATTCCCGTCGGTTTGCTTCCAGAAATTTCCGCAGGTCTTGGTAAAAGCGAGGCCTTCACGGGCCTATTGATGACCATCTATGCCTGGATTGTTGCGACCATGTCACTGCCTATGACAGTCGTCAGTTCTCACTGGGATCGACGTCGCCTGATGTTGATTCTGCTGAGCACGTTTGTCGTCGCGAACCTGGCTTCGGGTCTTGCGGCAAGCTTCGGAATGCTGCTGATATGCCGGATCATCGTGGCCTTCGCCCATGCCGTCTTTTGGTCCATCGCGATTCCGTTGGCAATTCGCCTGGGGCCGGCAGGCGGCCGAGCCAAGGCCCTGTCGATCATTGCGATGGGAGCTTCGCTGGGAAATATCCTGGGGATCCCTTTTGGTACGTTCCTGGGGCAAAGCTTTGGCTGGCGCATGGCTTTTTCAGTGATCGCCCTGGTGGCTTTTGTCATTTACATTATTTTGTATCGCATGCTTCCGCCGCTGCCGAGTCAAAGCGTGACCACGTTCAGAAATGTACCGTCTTTGTTTAAACGAAAATCTTTGGTGCTGGTTTATCTGATGACCGCCCTGACCGTCACAGGGCACTTCACCGCCTTCACTTATATCAAACCCTTCCTGCTGGCCGTTGGTGGCATTTCAACAGATTTTGTCGTGGTTCTGCTTTTGGTTTTTGGGGCTTCGGGAATTTTTGGCAGCATCCTGGGCAGCAAGATCATTTACAAACATCCCAAGCAGTCGCTGTGGATCGCGTTGGCGATCGTGTTTGTCAGCCTGCTGCTGATGGCCTTGGCCGTGCATTCGCAAATCTGGCTGATGGCGCTGGCCTTTATCTGGGGCACAGCTTTAACCATGCTGTGTCTGATCTTCCAGTCTTCCGTGCTGAAAGAGGCCCCTGACGTGCAGGATGTGGCGATGTCGCTGTATTCGGGGATTTTCAATATCGGCATAGGTGGCGGGGCTCTGCTGGGCAGTATTTCGTCCACCAACCATATTGGCTCTGTGGGTTATGTCGGTGCGATCTTTGTTCTGGTATCGCTACTGTTGTCTGCGAAATTTCAAATTACCGAACTTAAGCACACTGAAGGCGCTGTCGGACACTGA
- a CDS encoding S8 family serine peptidase, with product MNCQKHNIWIAAVALSLFASAANAATYMMSFKESKAAQEFKALIQNQKSLNIHLEEELPEVKILIVDATSHNQLSNLVKAQDINFIEKQTTFAAPRVQIVPTPSSGFVRMTAMNALLPVSQGLKMIQAPQVWPMTRGAGARVMIIDSGIDQKHPAFAGRIEKVKNFTDDANGDVLDVTDYDGHGTHVAGIVAARASVEAVGVAPEAKILVAKVCGKKGCKTDSVARALNWALNEKVDVVNMSLGGGGSVTESFMIKQLDGAQMPVVAAMGNHGQEVTPMPAGYPGVTGVGAVDFTGQRAAFSNWSHALDVMAPGVGIRSAVPLGMGRNAFAGFESAGGTFKNLPSVTFIGVPTTSLHESAVYAEFGSIDELAKVNATGKILVVKRGNLPLLEKIKNAKSAGAAALIICNNESALASGSLTEDPNDIQVPVIMVEKTAGEDLITQLANNPDLTVQFEVQAADYAEFSGTSMASPYVAGVVALMRSVVPGITSWKIRQIMEGTATPIKTEIPNQTGKGLINAKASVDGAYAVRNKYRKPK from the coding sequence ATGAACTGCCAAAAACACAACATCTGGATCGCAGCCGTTGCCCTGTCTTTGTTCGCTTCTGCCGCGAACGCCGCCACTTATATGATGTCTTTCAAAGAATCCAAAGCAGCCCAGGAATTCAAAGCTCTGATTCAAAATCAAAAGTCTTTGAACATTCATCTGGAAGAAGAATTGCCAGAAGTTAAAATTCTAATCGTTGATGCCACAAGCCACAATCAGCTTTCAAATCTTGTGAAAGCCCAAGATATCAACTTCATTGAAAAACAAACGACCTTTGCCGCTCCTCGCGTGCAGATCGTGCCGACGCCTTCTTCAGGCTTTGTGCGCATGACTGCTATGAACGCCTTGTTGCCGGTATCCCAAGGCTTGAAAATGATTCAAGCACCGCAAGTGTGGCCTATGACCCGCGGAGCCGGGGCTCGCGTCATGATCATTGATTCCGGTATCGACCAAAAGCACCCGGCATTCGCAGGCCGTATCGAAAAAGTCAAAAACTTCACTGATGATGCCAACGGAGATGTTCTGGACGTAACAGACTATGACGGACACGGCACGCACGTGGCTGGCATTGTTGCCGCACGAGCATCGGTGGAAGCCGTGGGTGTGGCTCCAGAAGCAAAAATCCTGGTGGCCAAAGTCTGCGGAAAAAAAGGCTGTAAAACTGATTCCGTTGCCAGAGCCTTGAACTGGGCCCTGAATGAAAAAGTCGATGTCGTGAACATGTCCCTTGGCGGCGGTGGCAGTGTCACTGAAAGTTTCATGATCAAACAACTGGATGGCGCACAGATGCCTGTGGTTGCGGCGATGGGAAATCACGGTCAGGAAGTCACTCCAATGCCTGCGGGCTACCCTGGGGTGACAGGCGTTGGTGCGGTTGATTTCACCGGCCAGCGTGCGGCGTTTTCTAATTGGTCCCATGCATTGGACGTCATGGCGCCGGGCGTAGGCATCCGTTCCGCGGTTCCTCTGGGGATGGGTCGCAATGCCTTTGCTGGTTTTGAATCCGCAGGCGGCACATTCAAAAATCTGCCTTCTGTGACCTTTATCGGCGTGCCAACGACATCCCTGCACGAATCTGCCGTTTATGCAGAATTCGGCAGCATTGATGAATTGGCGAAAGTAAATGCCACTGGGAAAATTCTTGTCGTGAAACGTGGCAATCTGCCGCTGCTTGAAAAAATCAAAAATGCAAAGTCTGCGGGCGCGGCAGCTTTGATCATTTGCAATAATGAGTCAGCCCTGGCCAGTGGTTCCTTGACGGAAGACCCTAACGACATTCAAGTTCCGGTCATCATGGTTGAAAAAACCGCCGGTGAAGATTTGATCACACAACTTGCAAACAACCCGGATCTGACTGTGCAGTTTGAAGTTCAGGCGGCAGACTATGCCGAATTCAGCGGCACATCCATGGCATCCCCATATGTGGCGGGCGTTGTGGCTTTGATGAGATCCGTGGTCCCAGGCATCACTTCCTGGAAAATTCGCCAGATCATGGAAGGCACAGCGACTCCAATTAAAACAGAGATCCCGAATCAGACCGGTAAAGGTCTGATTAATGCCAAGGCTTCTGTTGATGGCGCCTATGCCGTACGCAACAAGTACAGAAAACCTAAGTAA
- the msrB gene encoding peptide-methionine (R)-S-oxide reductase MsrB has product MKYLMSVLMLLLVSVSFAMDKEYTKPSDAELKKSLTPMQYQCTQQSATEKPFDNAYWNNKREGIYVDIVSGEPLFSSTDKYDSGTGWPSFTKPIDDSSLVTKPDYEMSVERTELRSKKADSHLGHLFDDGPKDKGGKRYCINSAALKFIPLEEMQAKGYGKYLSLFPKNKKEKKK; this is encoded by the coding sequence ATGAAATATTTGATGTCGGTTTTGATGCTTCTTCTGGTCAGCGTGTCCTTTGCCATGGACAAGGAATACACCAAACCTTCCGATGCCGAACTTAAGAAATCCCTGACACCGATGCAGTACCAATGCACACAGCAGTCCGCCACCGAAAAGCCTTTTGACAATGCCTATTGGAACAACAAAAGAGAAGGTATCTATGTCGATATCGTCAGCGGCGAGCCCCTGTTCAGTTCAACCGACAAATACGATTCCGGCACTGGCTGGCCCAGCTTCACCAAACCTATCGATGACAGTTCGCTGGTGACCAAGCCCGATTATGAAATGTCAGTGGAGCGCACCGAGCTGCGTTCCAAGAAAGCCGATTCGCACCTGGGGCATCTGTTTGACGACGGCCCCAAAGACAAAGGCGGCAAACGCTATTGCATCAATTCTGCTGCTTTAAAGTTTATTCCCCTGGAAGAGATGCAAGCCAAGGGTTACGGCAAATACCTGTCGCTTTTCCCTAAAAATAAGAAGGAAAAGAAAAAATGA
- a CDS encoding nuclear transport factor 2 family protein, translated as MTNEEIVREVYAALNRDDIPALRPYFDSEVQRIEPEGFPMSGTYSGIDAMMKHFTEARNTWAEGTCQPEKIQIAGEKFVVYVKVHVRLKDRTDWIEGNVVDGFIVRNGKIIFMRTFTDSRKALEWAEI; from the coding sequence ATGACGAATGAAGAAATTGTCCGTGAAGTCTATGCGGCACTTAATCGCGACGATATCCCCGCACTTCGTCCTTACTTTGATTCCGAGGTTCAGCGAATTGAACCCGAGGGTTTTCCCATGTCTGGAACCTATAGCGGCATTGACGCCATGATGAAGCACTTCACCGAAGCCCGTAACACCTGGGCAGAAGGGACGTGCCAGCCTGAAAAGATCCAGATCGCAGGAGAAAAATTTGTGGTCTATGTAAAGGTCCACGTACGCTTGAAAGACCGCACCGATTGGATCGAAGGTAACGTCGTTGACGGCTTTATTGTCCGTAACGGTAAAATTATTTTTATGCGCACCTTCACGGACAGCCGGAAAGCTTTGGAGTGGGCTGAAATTTAA
- a CDS encoding DEAD/DEAH box helicase, with the protein MKPNTKIERASLIKMIQSERRAQYHKYLSEIESSLSQICDSGDALGPLVLSEKLGFTRWKLTGSVFFSRFRPGERVEIRVQKSGSDLSESLCDGWLVESVRYPFPGKIEVVIFGSKPLDEDRAIEVFLFKSSTEGFSNLLISQIRRMPTSFESLILGTDKFDLSVDEPEFKVHYDQLNDTQKSALHELVGNNLSGAIQGPPGTGKTHLLRAVVALALKSNMRVCVTSFTHAAVDNLLGKIVGEEFPYKWVRVGNSERVRTEFYRSDVEFGGFRAPTFGDVSEAKLIGATLHKLAFNGSSQMFDLLVVDEAGQVPVYFWPLIQRITKRLVLVGDQFQLPPVLVAEHTDLPFDNLFSLFVSKDTPMLETQYRMRREIQGWSSEKFYRGKLRPHVSVANRDYFSCSPTFITDSTVVSKQFEAESHGKVSLDEANFIADKVARMVKNKEDIRTVGVICPYRAQAGKVNAALQNKLGVGEAAKVLVDTVERFQGQEREAIFLSFGTSASSSGDLNFLADARRLNVSVTRAKSRFYCLFNKALYEKISSRKSADLNEFLNWVKNGRTPIKKAA; encoded by the coding sequence ATGAAACCTAATACTAAAATTGAACGCGCCTCTCTTATCAAAATGATACAGTCTGAGAGGCGAGCACAATACCACAAATATTTGTCCGAGATCGAGTCTTCGCTAAGTCAAATCTGTGATAGCGGTGATGCTCTTGGTCCTTTGGTTCTGAGTGAAAAGCTTGGATTTACGCGCTGGAAGTTAACCGGCAGTGTCTTTTTTTCTCGATTTAGACCAGGTGAAAGGGTTGAGATAAGAGTTCAAAAAAGCGGATCAGACTTATCGGAAAGTCTCTGTGACGGCTGGCTAGTGGAGTCAGTTCGATATCCGTTCCCAGGAAAAATTGAAGTTGTCATTTTTGGCAGTAAACCGCTTGATGAGGACCGGGCTATCGAGGTTTTTCTTTTTAAGAGTTCTACGGAAGGATTTAGTAATCTTCTGATTTCACAGATACGAAGAATGCCGACAAGTTTTGAGTCATTAATTTTAGGCACTGACAAGTTTGATTTGTCAGTGGATGAGCCGGAATTCAAAGTACATTACGATCAACTTAATGACACTCAGAAGAGCGCCCTGCATGAGTTGGTTGGCAATAATCTCAGTGGGGCGATTCAGGGACCTCCCGGCACCGGAAAGACACATTTACTGCGGGCTGTAGTTGCTTTGGCATTGAAGTCAAACATGCGGGTTTGTGTGACTTCTTTTACCCATGCGGCAGTTGACAATTTACTTGGTAAAATCGTTGGCGAAGAGTTTCCTTATAAGTGGGTTAGAGTAGGTAATTCTGAAAGGGTCCGGACGGAGTTTTATCGCAGCGATGTGGAGTTTGGCGGCTTTAGAGCGCCCACGTTTGGCGATGTAAGCGAAGCTAAGTTAATAGGAGCAACTCTTCATAAGCTTGCTTTCAATGGTTCTTCACAGATGTTTGACTTGTTGGTCGTTGATGAGGCCGGACAAGTGCCGGTTTACTTCTGGCCATTAATTCAACGAATTACAAAAAGACTGGTTTTAGTAGGCGATCAATTTCAGTTGCCTCCGGTTTTGGTCGCGGAGCATACGGACTTACCTTTCGATAACCTATTTTCTCTATTTGTTAGTAAGGACACACCAATGCTCGAAACTCAATATCGAATGAGACGAGAAATTCAGGGGTGGTCATCCGAAAAGTTTTATCGAGGAAAGCTGCGCCCTCATGTTTCGGTAGCGAATCGGGACTACTTCTCTTGCAGCCCGACATTTATTACTGATAGCACTGTGGTTTCTAAACAATTTGAAGCTGAATCACACGGCAAGGTCTCGCTGGATGAAGCTAATTTCATTGCAGACAAGGTTGCTAGGATGGTGAAGAACAAAGAGGATATTAGAACGGTTGGAGTCATATGCCCCTATAGGGCACAAGCGGGGAAAGTAAATGCTGCTCTCCAGAATAAATTGGGAGTTGGTGAAGCCGCGAAAGTTCTTGTAGATACTGTTGAACGATTTCAAGGTCAGGAACGAGAAGCGATATTCTTATCGTTTGGAACATCTGCAAGCTCTTCTGGAGATTTGAATTTTTTGGCGGATGCTAGACGGCTAAACGTATCCGTGACCCGAGCTAAATCCAGATTTTACTGTCTTTTTAATAAAGCTTTATATGAAAAAATTAGTTCGAGAAAGTCAGCTGACTTAAATGAGTTTTTGAACTGGGTCAAAAATGGCCGTACTCCAATAAAAAAGGCAGCATAG
- a CDS encoding SRPBCC family protein, translating into MEPTKISRRESAKHKGSTAHSKLLVIDRQYNVSLEKLFAAFSSPQALKEWWWPDGIYTDHVDWEFRNGGKYFINMKGYEQGGSGMAGQIEEVVKNERIVMTDQFANEKGQPISAKEANMPGQWPEKGYITFEFYSEGDERSGFKLSQEGVPNELQVDCIQGWSQSFDKLQKYLEGGSAKH; encoded by the coding sequence ATGGAGCCAACCAAAATTAGCAGACGGGAGTCTGCCAAACACAAAGGTTCAACCGCGCACTCGAAACTGCTGGTGATTGATCGCCAATATAATGTGTCCCTGGAAAAACTGTTTGCTGCGTTTAGCAGCCCCCAGGCGTTGAAAGAATGGTGGTGGCCGGATGGTATTTACACGGATCATGTTGATTGGGAATTCCGCAATGGGGGAAAATACTTTATCAACATGAAAGGGTACGAACAGGGCGGCAGCGGAATGGCCGGGCAGATTGAAGAGGTCGTAAAAAACGAACGCATCGTCATGACTGATCAATTTGCCAATGAAAAAGGTCAGCCGATTTCCGCCAAAGAAGCCAACATGCCCGGACAGTGGCCTGAGAAAGGTTATATTACTTTCGAATTTTATTCCGAGGGTGATGAACGCAGCGGATTTAAACTTTCTCAGGAAGGTGTCCCCAACGAGCTGCAGGTCGACTGCATTCAGGGCTGGTCCCAATCTTTTGACAAGCTTCAGAAGTATCTCGAAGGCGGATCCGCCAAGCATTAA
- a CDS encoding beta-sandwich domain-containing protein: MERYWSQRIVASVLALQFAAVAHAEVQFPAYTSGADLFNETQNKPPFEGIGRIGDVTRQTGGSLYRLDLVKALPLTSLKAKPSAGKVKILAVTLVTDKGDRIPVKAYNNVIIASTDQPLASELLNNPAPISVIEVQAEAMGGKAGLDINAVSNSEIPKLNLRVDEVACKKNIDATLKEHLEVVQVWAGRAEVSAPGSIQEKYATKEFNRYVSEFISVLKADKTAFASTEYTVTLLNFFAERHNTARAESPADVAYKNMAMETFNSFLLALQSDQSCYNIGSDGLIRIATDFQKRLEGNKPDSRARRLYEVFVLGVGKLIPTQYRKELAAKSLSFRNADAEGHKYYKLVTTSKPDNFLKGTHQDMSASAYAVAEQALVREVKTMTSDQRYELIVEYQAKYNDAANYPSEIMMKYLVILSESGTLFRIYR; the protein is encoded by the coding sequence ATGGAACGTTATTGGTCACAACGAATAGTTGCTTCGGTTCTGGCGCTGCAGTTTGCGGCCGTTGCGCATGCGGAAGTCCAGTTCCCGGCATACACCAGCGGTGCGGATCTGTTTAATGAAACTCAGAACAAACCTCCGTTTGAAGGCATAGGCCGCATTGGGGATGTAACCCGTCAGACGGGTGGCAGTTTATACAGACTTGATCTGGTAAAAGCTCTGCCGCTGACAAGTTTGAAGGCGAAGCCAAGCGCCGGAAAAGTAAAAATCCTGGCGGTGACTTTGGTAACCGACAAAGGGGATCGCATCCCGGTGAAGGCGTATAACAATGTTATTATTGCCAGCACGGATCAGCCGCTGGCATCAGAGCTTTTGAACAATCCGGCTCCGATCTCTGTGATCGAGGTGCAGGCCGAAGCCATGGGCGGCAAAGCGGGTCTGGATATCAATGCTGTTTCCAACAGCGAGATTCCAAAATTGAATCTGCGTGTTGACGAAGTGGCCTGCAAAAAGAACATTGATGCGACTTTGAAAGAGCATCTGGAAGTGGTGCAGGTCTGGGCCGGTCGTGCGGAAGTCAGTGCGCCAGGCTCCATCCAGGAAAAATACGCCACGAAAGAGTTCAACCGTTATGTGAGCGAATTCATCTCGGTTCTGAAAGCGGACAAAACAGCGTTTGCTTCCACTGAGTACACCGTGACACTGCTGAACTTCTTCGCGGAACGCCACAATACAGCCCGTGCAGAAAGTCCTGCTGATGTGGCTTACAAGAACATGGCGATGGAAACATTCAATTCATTCCTGCTGGCTTTGCAAAGCGATCAGTCCTGCTACAACATTGGCAGTGACGGCCTGATCCGAATTGCAACGGACTTCCAGAAGCGTCTGGAAGGCAACAAACCTGACAGCCGCGCAAGAAGACTGTATGAGGTGTTTGTTCTTGGTGTCGGCAAGCTGATTCCAACTCAGTACCGCAAAGAGCTGGCGGCAAAAAGCCTGAGCTTCCGTAACGCGGATGCCGAAGGCCACAAGTACTATAAACTGGTTACAACCAGCAAGCCGGATAATTTCCTGAAAGGAACTCATCAGGACATGAGCGCTTCGGCTTATGCCGTGGCAGAGCAGGCGCTGGTGCGTGAGGTGAAAACCATGACCAGCGATCAGCGTTATGAGCTGATCGTAGAGTATCAGGCAAAATACAACGATGCTGCCAACTATCCTTCAGAGATCATGATGAAATATCTCGTCATTCTTTCTGAAAGCGGTACTTTGTTCCGTATCTATCGCTAG
- a CDS encoding P1 family peptidase — MKFNFKPGPRNSITDIDSIRVGQAEDSKVWTGVSVMLLDNGAVAGVDVRGGAPGTRDTDALNPSCLVDRIDAIVLSGGSVFGLGASSAVTDILASRGIGFPIGPARAPIVPSAVLFDLLNGGDKNWGDKSPYWELGRTALNNASLDFKLGNAGAGFGAKAGPLKGGLGTASSISGDGLQIGALVAVNCVGSPIMPGQSAFWAWPFEQNNEMGGQPIPTSAIDFNSAQEAWTGSPLDSLIPRAGENTTIGVVATNARLTKAEAQRIAIMAQDGYARSIRPVHTPFDGDTVFAVATGAWGQDIENRADLVNRIGLVAADVLARAVARGVYEASALGALPAYKEVHGKYLKKK; from the coding sequence ATGAAATTCAATTTTAAACCGGGTCCGCGCAACAGTATCACGGACATTGACTCGATCCGTGTCGGTCAGGCCGAAGATTCCAAAGTCTGGACCGGGGTCTCTGTGATGCTGCTGGACAATGGCGCCGTCGCCGGAGTGGATGTTCGCGGGGGTGCTCCTGGCACTCGCGACACCGATGCTTTGAATCCCAGCTGCCTGGTCGACCGCATCGATGCGATCGTCTTAAGTGGTGGCTCGGTGTTTGGACTGGGGGCCTCGTCCGCGGTGACGGACATTCTGGCTTCCCGTGGAATTGGTTTTCCGATTGGTCCTGCGCGCGCACCGATTGTTCCCAGTGCCGTTTTGTTTGACCTTCTGAATGGTGGCGATAAAAACTGGGGTGACAAATCCCCTTACTGGGAACTGGGGCGCACGGCCTTGAACAATGCCTCTTTGGATTTCAAACTGGGAAATGCCGGAGCCGGTTTTGGCGCCAAGGCAGGCCCCTTGAAAGGCGGACTGGGCACGGCGTCCTCAATTTCTGGAGACGGCTTGCAGATCGGCGCTTTAGTTGCGGTCAACTGCGTGGGCAGTCCGATCATGCCCGGGCAATCCGCTTTCTGGGCATGGCCATTTGAACAAAACAATGAAATGGGTGGACAACCGATCCCGACTTCCGCGATTGATTTCAATTCTGCCCAGGAAGCCTGGACAGGATCACCTCTGGACAGCTTGATCCCTAGAGCCGGAGAAAACACCACCATCGGCGTTGTTGCGACGAACGCCCGCCTGACAAAAGCCGAAGCTCAGCGCATTGCGATCATGGCCCAGGATGGCTATGCAAGATCCATTCGCCCGGTGCACACGCCGTTTGATGGCGACACGGTGTTTGCCGTGGCTACAGGAGCCTGGGGGCAGGATATCGAAAACCGTGCAGATCTCGTGAATCGTATTGGTTTAGTCGCAGCCGACGTTCTGGCTCGCGCGGTGGCACGCGGGGTCTATGAGGCCTCGGCCCTGGGCGCCCTGCCCGCCTATAAGGAAGTTCACGGAAAATATTTGAAGAAGAAATAA